A DNA window from Desulfovibrionales bacterium contains the following coding sequences:
- the xerD gene encoding site-specific tyrosine recombinase XerD: MATMEEHLDRFMHFLTVEKGLARNTLSSYSHDLQKFRQFLSAEGVRKVEDVLELHVFSFLRYLRDNGLSSRSVARTLVVVRSFFRFLLSEKIIDTNPTRSIESPRFRSRLPDTLSVEEVDSLLKQPSLQDVLGQRDAAMLHLLYATGLRVSELVAVKAGDVNLTVGYLRTMGKGAKERIVPVGEAAIERLTTYLNIMRPRLLKGRKSPFLFVNRSGNGLSRQGFWKIIRKYAGTAGITKKITPHTLRHSFASHLLERGADLRSVQLMLGHTDISTTQIYTHVTGERLKAIHKKYHPRG; the protein is encoded by the coding sequence ATGGCCACGATGGAAGAGCACTTAGACCGCTTTATGCATTTTTTAACCGTAGAGAAGGGGTTGGCCAGAAATACACTTTCGTCTTACAGCCATGACCTGCAGAAATTCCGGCAATTTCTTTCTGCTGAGGGGGTCAGGAAGGTTGAAGATGTCCTGGAACTACATGTCTTTTCCTTTCTCCGTTACTTACGGGATAATGGTCTTTCGTCCCGTAGTGTGGCCAGGACGTTGGTGGTTGTCCGTTCCTTTTTCCGGTTTTTGCTGAGTGAAAAAATAATCGACACTAACCCAACGCGCTCCATAGAATCTCCGCGCTTCCGGTCCAGACTCCCGGATACATTAAGTGTGGAAGAAGTGGACAGCCTCCTCAAACAGCCTTCCCTACAGGATGTTTTGGGACAAAGAGATGCCGCTATGCTCCATCTGCTCTATGCCACCGGACTTCGGGTATCAGAATTGGTCGCGGTTAAAGCCGGTGATGTGAACCTTACTGTGGGTTATTTAAGGACTATGGGGAAGGGGGCGAAGGAACGCATTGTACCGGTGGGTGAAGCAGCCATAGAGAGGCTTACAACCTACTTAAATATTATGCGTCCCCGCCTTTTAAAGGGGAGAAAAAGTCCCTTTCTCTTTGTCAACCGTTCCGGTAATGGATTATCGCGTCAGGGCTTCTGGAAGATAATCCGCAAATATGCCGGTACGGCAGGGATCACGAAAAAGATTACCCCTCACACCCTGCGGCATTCCTTTGCCAGCCATCTCCTGGAGCGTGGGGCGGACCTGCGTTCTGTGCAATTGATGCTGGGCCATACCGATATATCTACCACACAGATTTATACCCATGTGACCGGCGAACGCCTCAAGGCCATCCATAAAAAATACCATCCCCGCGGTTAA